From Pseudomonas sp. FP2335, the proteins below share one genomic window:
- a CDS encoding MFS transporter yields the protein MPSASQAPSGLPEHNQQSVKQQWLAILSVAVGAFALVTSEFLPVGVLNDVASDLGISAGHAGLMVTLPGIMAALAAPLLSVFIGAMDRRYLLISLTLIMIIANSVVAFASDFNLLLFGRVLLGISIGGFWATAIALSGRLAPKGVGVAKATSIIMMGVTLATVLGVPVGTWLSGLMGWRMTFLVTALVGVPVLLAQVFLLPRLTPEKAIRVSDLPALFINPQARVGLIAVLLIGLAHFAAYTYVAPFFKQSAGFDGPTIGSLLLLYGVAGVLGNIFAGFAANRSVRNTLLLVALMIGTSTALFPHFATGMTGAAMLIALWGFAFGAFPACASIWMFVVAPKDVERGMPLFVALFQVIIALGSFFGGRIVDQMGSSVLLSLATALVGAGFVTVLVLGRKVSNSLVAQPA from the coding sequence ATGCCAAGCGCCAGCCAGGCCCCTAGCGGCCTTCCCGAACATAATCAGCAAAGCGTCAAACAGCAGTGGCTGGCCATTCTCTCAGTGGCCGTTGGCGCCTTCGCCCTGGTGACCAGCGAGTTTCTCCCGGTAGGCGTACTCAACGACGTCGCCAGCGACTTGGGTATCAGTGCCGGGCATGCCGGGCTGATGGTAACCCTGCCCGGCATCATGGCCGCCCTCGCCGCGCCTTTGCTGTCGGTGTTCATTGGCGCCATGGACCGTCGCTACCTGCTGATCAGCCTGACGCTGATCATGATCATCGCCAACTCGGTCGTGGCCTTTGCCAGCGACTTCAACCTGCTGCTGTTCGGTCGCGTACTGCTGGGCATCAGCATTGGCGGGTTCTGGGCCACAGCCATCGCCCTCAGCGGCCGCCTGGCGCCCAAAGGCGTGGGCGTGGCGAAGGCCACCTCGATCATCATGATGGGCGTCACACTGGCCACCGTGTTGGGCGTGCCCGTAGGCACCTGGCTCAGCGGCTTGATGGGCTGGCGCATGACTTTTCTGGTGACTGCACTGGTTGGCGTGCCGGTGTTGCTGGCGCAGGTCTTCCTGCTCCCACGGCTGACTCCGGAAAAAGCCATCCGCGTGAGTGACCTGCCGGCCTTGTTTATCAACCCACAAGCCCGGGTCGGATTGATCGCCGTATTGCTGATCGGTCTGGCGCACTTTGCCGCCTATACCTACGTCGCCCCTTTCTTCAAACAGAGTGCCGGTTTCGATGGGCCGACGATCGGCTCGCTGCTACTGCTCTATGGCGTGGCCGGCGTGCTAGGCAACATCTTTGCCGGTTTCGCCGCCAACCGCAGCGTGCGCAACACCCTGCTGCTGGTCGCACTGATGATCGGCACCAGCACCGCCCTGTTCCCCCACTTCGCCACCGGCATGACCGGCGCAGCGATGCTGATTGCACTCTGGGGCTTCGCCTTCGGCGCCTTCCCGGCCTGCGCCAGCATCTGGATGTTTGTCGTGGCACCCAAGGACGTCGAACGCGGCATGCCGCTCTTCGTCGCCTTGTTCCAGGTGATCATCGCCCTGGGCTCGTTCTTCGGCGGACGGATCGTCGATCAGATGGGCAGCTCGGTGTTGTTGAGCCTGGCCACGGCGTTGGTCGGGGCGGGTTTTGTGACGGTGCTGGTGCTGGGTCGCAAGGTGAGCAATAGCCTGGTGGCTCAACCGGCCTAA
- a CDS encoding LysR family transcriptional regulator, with protein sequence MIINFDLNDLQAFRAVVDKGSFRGAAEAIRISQPALSRRIEKLESALDVKLFERTTRRVSLTMVGRAFLPQVERMLDDLDIALMGISNVASTRMGNVTIACVPSTAYYFMPHVISEFHKLYPKIRLRVLDASAGEVCNAVESGEADFGVSFSGSLADEVEFELLLQERYVLACRRDHPLAGRESVPWAEAYEHDYITVDKTSGNRSLLDQALRGVRVKKSSICETHHVTTMIGLVEAGLGVAMVPSIAMPANEHPLLVSVPLVEPQVMRNVGLIKRRGRTLPPAALELERLVREMPFRSA encoded by the coding sequence GTGATCATCAACTTCGACCTCAACGACCTCCAAGCCTTCCGCGCCGTGGTAGACAAGGGCAGCTTTCGCGGCGCTGCCGAGGCGATCCGGATCTCGCAGCCGGCGCTCAGCCGACGTATCGAAAAGCTCGAGTCCGCCCTCGACGTCAAGCTGTTCGAGCGCACCACACGGCGGGTCAGCCTGACCATGGTCGGCCGCGCTTTCCTGCCGCAGGTGGAGCGCATGCTCGACGACCTCGACATCGCGCTGATGGGCATCAGCAACGTTGCTTCCACGCGCATGGGCAATGTCACCATCGCCTGCGTTCCGTCGACCGCGTATTACTTCATGCCCCACGTGATCTCCGAATTCCACAAGCTGTATCCGAAAATTCGCCTGCGCGTGCTGGACGCGAGCGCCGGTGAAGTGTGCAACGCCGTGGAAAGTGGCGAGGCGGACTTTGGCGTGAGTTTCAGCGGCAGCCTGGCTGATGAAGTGGAGTTCGAGTTGCTGCTGCAGGAGCGCTATGTGCTGGCGTGTCGCCGTGATCATCCGTTGGCCGGGCGTGAGAGCGTGCCTTGGGCCGAGGCCTATGAACATGACTACATCACCGTGGATAAAACTTCAGGCAACCGCTCCCTGCTGGATCAGGCGCTGCGAGGCGTGCGGGTGAAAAAGTCGAGCATCTGCGAGACGCACCACGTGACCACGATGATCGGGCTGGTAGAGGCGGGGTTGGGGGTGGCGATGGTGCCTTCGATTGCCATGCCGGCAAACGAACACCCGCTGCTGGTCAGCGTGCCGTTGGTGGAACCGCAGGTGATGCGCAACGTGGGCTTGATCAAGCGCCGCGGACGGACGTTGCCGCCGGCGGCGCTGGAGTTGGAGCGATTGGTGCGTGAGATGCCGTTTCGGTCAGCGTGA
- a CDS encoding substrate-binding domain-containing protein encodes MKPLLNTLTALALGALALAAQAEELKVMTSGGFTAAYKLLGPQYAQQSGDTLDTILGPSMGKAPEAIPNRLARGEHADVVIMVGYALDDLIKQGKVVKASRVELADSRIGLVVKEGAPKPAIGTDAELKAVLSKAKSVAYSDSASGVYVEKELFHKLGMPAKGNMIERIPVASVVAKGDYEVGLQQVAELLPVPGVTYVGKIPEDVQSVTRFAAGIPVNAEHPAQAKALLQFLASPAAQPVVQSTGLDSVSR; translated from the coding sequence ATGAAGCCGCTGCTCAATACCCTGACGGCCCTGGCCCTCGGCGCGCTGGCGCTGGCGGCCCAGGCCGAGGAGCTCAAGGTGATGACCTCCGGAGGTTTCACCGCCGCCTATAAACTACTGGGCCCGCAATACGCCCAGCAGAGCGGCGACACCCTGGACACCATTCTCGGCCCGTCGATGGGCAAGGCGCCGGAAGCGATTCCCAACCGCCTGGCCCGTGGCGAACACGCGGACGTGGTGATCATGGTCGGCTACGCCCTGGATGACCTGATCAAGCAGGGCAAGGTCGTCAAGGCCTCCCGCGTGGAACTCGCGGACTCGCGCATCGGCCTGGTGGTGAAGGAAGGCGCGCCCAAACCGGCGATCGGCACCGATGCCGAGCTCAAGGCAGTGCTGAGCAAGGCCAAGTCCGTGGCGTATTCGGACAGTGCCAGCGGTGTGTATGTCGAGAAGGAGTTGTTCCACAAACTCGGCATGCCGGCCAAGGGCAATATGATCGAACGCATCCCGGTGGCCTCGGTGGTCGCGAAGGGGGACTACGAAGTCGGTCTACAGCAGGTCGCGGAATTGTTACCAGTGCCAGGGGTGACTTACGTCGGAAAAATCCCGGAGGACGTGCAGTCTGTGACGCGTTTTGCGGCGGGTATTCCCGTCAATGCCGAACACCCGGCGCAGGCCAAGGCGCTGCTGCAATTCCTCGCCTCGCCCGCAGCGCAACCGGTGGTGCAATCCACCGGCCTGGACTCGGTGTCACGCTGA
- a CDS encoding MFS transporter has protein sequence MTSPTRPDAAHSKVGAVFRVTSGNFLEQFDFFLFGFYATYIAAAFFPAANEFASLMMTFAVFGAGFLMRPLGAIILGAYIDDVGRRKGLIVTLSIMASGTLLIVLVPGYHSIGLWAPLLVLLGRLLQGFSAGAELGGVSVYLAEMATPGRKGFYTSWQSGSQQISIVVAAALGYGLNVWMEPSVVADWGWRIPFAVGCVIIPFIFVLRRNLQETEEFANRKHRPTMREVLATLVKNWSVVIGGMLMVAMTTTAFYLITVYAPTFGKTVLQLSTSDALLVTLLVAVSNFVWLPIGGTLSDRFGRKPVLIAMTTLTVLTAYPALSYVVNAPSFAHMLETLLWFSFLYGMYNGAMIPALTEIMPVEVRVAGFSLAYSLATAIFGGFTPAISTWFIHITEDKASPAYWMMFAAACALCSTLALYRRANSRGQVMQGAA, from the coding sequence ATGACTAGTCCGACCCGGCCCGACGCTGCCCACTCTAAAGTTGGCGCGGTATTTCGCGTGACTTCGGGTAACTTCCTTGAACAGTTCGACTTTTTTCTGTTCGGTTTCTACGCCACCTACATTGCTGCCGCGTTCTTCCCCGCCGCTAATGAGTTTGCATCATTAATGATGACCTTCGCCGTGTTCGGCGCAGGGTTCCTGATGCGTCCGTTGGGCGCGATCATCTTGGGCGCCTACATCGATGACGTCGGCCGCCGCAAAGGGTTGATCGTGACCCTGTCGATCATGGCAAGCGGCACGCTGTTGATCGTGCTGGTGCCGGGTTATCACAGCATTGGCCTCTGGGCGCCGTTGCTGGTGCTGCTGGGGCGCCTGCTGCAAGGCTTCTCGGCCGGCGCAGAGCTGGGCGGTGTGTCGGTGTACCTGGCCGAAATGGCCACCCCGGGCCGCAAAGGCTTCTACACCAGCTGGCAGTCGGGCAGCCAACAGATCTCCATCGTGGTCGCCGCCGCACTCGGTTACGGCCTGAACGTGTGGATGGAGCCCTCCGTGGTCGCCGATTGGGGCTGGCGCATTCCGTTTGCCGTCGGTTGCGTGATCATTCCGTTCATCTTTGTGCTGCGGCGCAACCTGCAGGAAACCGAAGAGTTCGCCAACCGCAAGCATCGCCCGACCATGCGCGAAGTGCTGGCCACCCTGGTGAAGAACTGGAGCGTGGTCATCGGCGGCATGCTGATGGTGGCGATGACCACCACCGCGTTCTACCTGATCACCGTGTACGCGCCGACCTTCGGCAAGACCGTGCTGCAACTGAGCACGTCCGACGCGCTGCTGGTGACCTTGCTGGTGGCCGTGTCGAATTTTGTCTGGCTGCCCATCGGTGGCACCTTGAGCGACCGTTTCGGGCGCAAGCCGGTGCTGATCGCCATGACGACGCTGACCGTTCTCACGGCTTACCCAGCACTGTCCTACGTGGTGAACGCCCCTAGCTTTGCCCATATGCTGGAAACCCTGCTGTGGTTCTCCTTCCTGTATGGCATGTACAACGGCGCAATGATCCCGGCCCTCACCGAGATCATGCCGGTGGAAGTGCGCGTGGCCGGTTTCTCCCTGGCCTATAGCCTGGCAACCGCGATCTTCGGCGGTTTCACCCCGGCGATCTCCACCTGGTTCATCCACATCACTGAGGACAAGGCTTCGCCGGCCTACTGGATGATGTTCGCCGCAGCCTGCGCGCTGTGCTCGACCCTGGCCCTGTATCGCCGCGCCAACAGTCGCGGCCAGGTGATGCAGGGGGCGGCATGA
- a CDS encoding VOC family protein: MKFAYTIIYVPDVAASLEFFEKAFGFSRRFLHESGTYGELETGETTLSFAAHELGEMNFPGGHVQAHASKQPLGMEVGFVTEDVLVAHAKALEHGATELSGPSAKPWGQVVSYVRCPDGTLVELCTPIQG; encoded by the coding sequence ATGAAATTTGCCTACACCATCATCTACGTGCCCGACGTGGCCGCCTCCCTGGAATTTTTCGAAAAAGCCTTCGGCTTCAGTCGCCGTTTCCTGCATGAATCCGGCACGTATGGCGAGCTGGAAACTGGCGAGACCACGCTCTCGTTCGCTGCCCATGAACTGGGGGAGATGAATTTCCCGGGCGGCCATGTGCAGGCGCATGCCTCCAAGCAGCCCTTGGGCATGGAGGTGGGGTTTGTGACTGAAGACGTGCTCGTCGCCCATGCCAAGGCCCTTGAACACGGCGCGACCGAACTGTCGGGGCCGAGCGCCAAGCCGTGGGGGCAAGTGGTGTCGTATGTGCGTTGTCCGGATGGGACGCTAGTGGAGTTGTGCACACCTATCCAAGGCTGA
- a CDS encoding LysR substrate-binding domain-containing protein yields the protein MNRNELRKADINLMVVFEALMLERNVTRVAEKLFLGQPTISSALNRLRTLFNDPLFIRVGHRMEPTARAEEIIQHLSPALDSLSSALSLTHDFDPSISSMTFRIGLSDDVEFGLLPPLLRSLRSEAPKVVFVVQHVDYWRIPDLLASGDITVGITQTRGLPANAKRKLLRHIRPRILRADASDTPLTLDEYCSRPHVLVSHTANVSGFADEWLAEIGRKRQVVLSVPQYSALPALLAGTDLIASLPDYTAEAMAVSGNLFCEPFPFETPTLDLSMVWLSHVDTDPAERWVRSRLEAFMSDRGLATQA from the coding sequence ATGAATCGCAATGAATTACGCAAGGCCGACATCAACCTGATGGTGGTCTTCGAAGCACTGATGCTGGAGCGCAACGTCACGCGGGTCGCGGAGAAGTTGTTTCTTGGCCAGCCCACCATCAGTTCGGCGCTCAACCGTCTGCGCACATTGTTCAACGATCCGCTGTTCATTCGCGTCGGTCATCGCATGGAGCCCACCGCGCGCGCCGAGGAAATCATCCAGCACTTGTCGCCGGCGTTGGATTCGCTGTCGTCAGCCTTGAGCCTGACCCACGATTTCGACCCCTCGATCAGTTCCATGACCTTTCGTATCGGCCTGTCCGACGATGTCGAGTTCGGCCTGCTGCCGCCTTTGCTACGCAGCCTGCGCAGCGAAGCGCCGAAGGTGGTGTTCGTGGTGCAGCACGTCGACTACTGGCGCATCCCCGATCTGCTCGCGTCTGGCGATATCACCGTGGGCATCACCCAGACCCGTGGCCTGCCGGCCAATGCCAAGCGCAAACTGCTGCGCCATATCCGCCCGCGTATCCTGCGCGCCGACGCGTCCGACACACCGCTGACCCTCGATGAATATTGCTCACGGCCCCATGTGCTGGTGTCCCACACCGCCAATGTCTCCGGGTTTGCCGATGAGTGGCTGGCAGAGATCGGCCGCAAGCGCCAGGTGGTGTTATCGGTGCCGCAATACAGCGCATTGCCGGCGCTGCTGGCCGGCACCGACCTGATCGCCAGCCTGCCGGACTACACCGCCGAGGCCATGGCCGTGTCGGGCAACCTGTTCTGCGAGCCGTTTCCGTTCGAGACGCCAACCCTGGATTTGTCCATGGTCTGGCTCAGCCACGTGGACACCGACCCGGCCGAGCGCTGGGTGCGTTCACGACTGGAAGCGTTTATGAGTGACCGCGGCCTGGCAACCCAAGCCTGA
- a CDS encoding 5-carboxymethyl-2-hydroxymuconate Delta-isomerase has protein sequence MPHLHLEYTANLTQLDTDKALLRLNHALVASGQFGAEFDIKSRACKVENFRVGTGLNERGFVAVRLALLSGRSPQAKKQLSESLLAVLQELSVWPEGVQVQLSVELLDIDRDSYSKVAIG, from the coding sequence ATGCCGCACCTGCACCTGGAATACACCGCCAACCTGACGCAACTGGACACCGACAAGGCCTTGTTGCGCCTGAACCATGCGTTGGTGGCCTCCGGTCAGTTCGGCGCTGAGTTCGACATCAAAAGCCGTGCATGCAAGGTCGAGAATTTCCGTGTCGGCACCGGCCTGAACGAGCGTGGGTTTGTTGCGGTGCGCCTGGCATTGCTCAGTGGGCGTTCGCCGCAGGCCAAGAAGCAACTCTCGGAAAGCCTGCTGGCTGTGTTGCAGGAGCTCAGCGTGTGGCCTGAAGGCGTGCAGGTTCAATTGAGCGTCGAACTGCTGGATATAGATCGCGATTCCTACAGCAAAGTCGCCATCGGCTGA